The following coding sequences lie in one Xyrauchen texanus isolate HMW12.3.18 chromosome 25, RBS_HiC_50CHRs, whole genome shotgun sequence genomic window:
- the LOC127618425 gene encoding protein BTG1-like produces the protein MKTEVSTAATFISSLLRTKGSLTEDELHLFTETLFSALLEHYHHHWFPQAPCRGSGYRCLRINHKMDPLIGNAGSAVGLTQEQLFSLLPKELTLWVDPYEVSYRIGEDGSTCVLYESSPAQPKCATSADTSGHYKEEQILRRSNRSKGFSIMDVLSLRGFTPKPTL, from the exons ATGAAAACGGAGGTCTCAACCGCTGCCACTTTTATCAGCAGTTTACTGAGAACTAAAGGCTCTCTCACTGAAGATGAGTTGCATCTTTTCACTGAGACACTGTTCAGTGCTCTGCTAG AGCACTATCACCACCATTGGTTTCCTCAAGCTCCCTGCAGAGGCTCTGGCTATAGATGTTTAAGGATCAACCACAAAATGGACCCACTCATAGGCAATGCAGGCTCTGCCGTTGGACTTACACAAGAGCAGCTTTTCTCATTGCTTCCAAAAGAGCTGACCTTGTGGGTGGACCCTTACGAAGTTTCCTATCGAATTGGCGAGGATGGATCCACATGTGTTCTCTACGAGTCCTCACCAGCACAGCCTAAATGTGCCACCTCAGCAGATACATCAGGCCACTACAAGGAGGAACAGATACTCAGACGATCAAATCGATCAAAAGGGTTCAGCATAATGGACGTGCTAAGTTTGAGAGGTTTTACACCAAAACCCACACTCTGA